A single region of the Thioalkalivibrio nitratireducens DSM 14787 genome encodes:
- the narI gene encoding respiratory nitrate reductase subunit gamma has product MDYLNELVFGYFPYLALAVFLLGSLVRFERDQFTWRSGSSQMLRTKNLRLASNLFHIGILLLFFGHLFGLLTPEWAYKAIGISTPAKQLIAIIAGGIFGLMTFVGLSMLLYRRLFDARIRATSSGSDHFILVLLYVQLILGLATLPLSMTHLDGANMVALANWAQHIVTFQPGAAAFIVDTHWIFKAHIVLGLTMFLVFPFTRLVHIWSAPVWYLGRSYQLVRRR; this is encoded by the coding sequence ATGGATTATCTGAACGAACTCGTCTTCGGGTACTTCCCGTATCTGGCGCTCGCCGTGTTCCTGCTGGGCAGCCTGGTACGTTTCGAGCGCGACCAGTTCACCTGGCGCAGCGGCTCGAGCCAGATGCTGCGCACGAAGAACCTGCGTCTCGCGAGCAACCTGTTCCACATCGGGATCCTGCTGCTGTTCTTCGGTCACCTGTTTGGTCTGCTGACGCCCGAGTGGGCGTACAAGGCGATCGGGATCTCGACGCCGGCCAAGCAGCTGATCGCGATCATCGCGGGCGGCATCTTCGGCCTGATGACCTTCGTGGGGCTGAGCATGCTGCTCTATCGCCGCCTGTTCGACGCCCGTATCCGGGCGACCAGCAGCGGGTCCGATCACTTCATCCTGGTCCTGCTGTATGTGCAGCTGATTCTCGGGCTTGCCACGCTGCCGCTGTCGATGACCCACCTGGACGGCGCGAACATGGTGGCGCTGGCGAACTGGGCGCAGCACATCGTGACCTTCCAGCCGGGTGCCGCCGCGTTCATCGTCGACACCCACTGGATCTTCAAGGCGCACATCGTCCTCGGGCTGACGATGTTCCTGGTGTTCCCGTTCACCCGGCTGGTGCACATCTGGAGCGCCCCCGTCTGGTACCTCGGCCGCAGCTACCAGCTGGTGCGCCGCCGCTGA
- the narJ gene encoding nitrate reductase molybdenum cofactor assembly chaperone: protein MTDTDRIEPMKTLKVISRLLCYPRADLLGALEELAAAVEEERLLPPELRRRIGTLIAELRITDLYVLQEDYVNLFDRGRAVSLHLFEHVHGESRDRGQAMVDLVDLYRRHGFELSARELPDYLPLFLEFASERPVNEARELLGDAAPVLALIGERLALRGSRYGVLFDALLAFAGAPENLDEIREQAAAEGPDETVVNMDKYWEEEAVTFLAPGGCGSGQATEQPIHWVKPEPAGTVPAKQSVFGG from the coding sequence ATGACCGACACGGATCGGATCGAACCGATGAAAACGCTGAAGGTGATCTCCCGGCTGTTGTGTTACCCGCGAGCCGACCTGCTCGGGGCGCTGGAGGAGCTGGCGGCGGCGGTGGAAGAGGAACGGCTGCTACCTCCGGAGCTGCGGCGGCGTATCGGAACGCTGATCGCCGAATTGCGTATCACGGACCTCTACGTGCTGCAGGAGGACTATGTGAACCTGTTCGACCGTGGCCGGGCGGTGTCCCTGCACCTGTTCGAGCACGTGCACGGGGAGTCGCGCGACCGGGGCCAGGCGATGGTGGACCTGGTGGACCTGTACCGCCGTCACGGCTTCGAGCTGAGCGCGCGGGAACTGCCGGACTACCTGCCGCTGTTCCTGGAGTTCGCCTCCGAGCGGCCGGTGAACGAGGCCCGCGAACTGCTCGGCGACGCGGCGCCGGTGCTTGCACTGATTGGCGAACGACTGGCATTGCGGGGCAGCCGGTATGGGGTTCTGTTCGACGCGCTGCTGGCCTTTGCGGGTGCGCCCGAGAACCTCGACGAGATCCGAGAGCAGGCGGCTGCCGAGGGCCCCGACGAAACGGTGGTGAACATGGACAAGTACTGGGAAGAAGAGGCGGTGACCTTCCTCGCGCCGGGCGGCTGCGGCAGCGGGCAGGCGACTGAACAGCCGATCCACTGGGTGAAGCCGGAACCCGCCGGCACCGTGCCCGCCAAGCAATCCGTCTTCGGAGGTTGA
- the narH gene encoding nitrate reductase subunit beta, translating to MKIRAQIAMVLNLDKCIGCHTCSVTCKNVWTSRDGMEYAWFNNVETKPGIGYPKEWENQDRWNGGWRRREDGHIEPRMGGKWRILANIFANPDLPEIDDYYEPWDYDYAHLQDAPESRAMPVARPRSLVSGKRMEKIHWGPNWEEILGTEFSKRSKDYNFEQVQKDIYGQFENTFMMYLPRLCEHCLNPACVASCPSGAIYKREEDGIVLIDQDKCRGWRMCVSGCPYKKIYYNWNTGKSEKCIFCYPRIEVSQPTVCSETCVGRIRYLGVLLYDADKIEEAASVASERDLYEKQLEMFLDPFDEKVLAAARKEGIPESWLTAAQQSPIYKMAMEWKIAFPLHPEYRTLPMVWYVPPLSPIQSAAESGKMGMNGIIPDVDSLRIPVRYLANMLTAGDEKPVTLALKRMLAMRAYMRSKTVDGEFNQAVLDDVGLRMDQIEVMYRYLAIANYEDRFVIPSSHREYASATYDAYGERGGCGFSFGNSCADGATKTSIFGTKRLTDRQGKPIRVEVKS from the coding sequence ATGAAGATTCGTGCACAGATCGCAATGGTGCTGAACCTGGACAAGTGCATCGGTTGCCACACCTGTTCGGTCACCTGCAAGAACGTCTGGACCTCGCGCGACGGGATGGAGTACGCCTGGTTCAACAACGTCGAGACCAAGCCCGGCATCGGCTATCCGAAGGAGTGGGAGAACCAGGACCGCTGGAACGGCGGCTGGCGCCGCCGCGAGGACGGGCATATCGAGCCGCGCATGGGCGGCAAGTGGCGGATCCTGGCGAACATCTTCGCGAACCCGGACCTGCCCGAGATCGACGACTACTACGAGCCCTGGGACTACGACTACGCGCATCTGCAGGACGCGCCGGAGTCGAGGGCAATGCCAGTCGCTCGCCCGCGTTCGCTGGTGAGCGGGAAGCGGATGGAGAAGATCCACTGGGGGCCGAACTGGGAGGAGATCCTGGGTACCGAGTTCTCCAAGCGCTCGAAGGACTACAACTTCGAACAGGTGCAGAAGGACATCTACGGCCAGTTCGAGAACACCTTCATGATGTACCTGCCGCGCCTGTGCGAGCACTGCCTGAACCCGGCCTGCGTCGCATCGTGCCCGAGTGGCGCGATCTACAAGCGCGAGGAAGACGGGATCGTGCTGATCGATCAGGACAAGTGCCGCGGCTGGCGCATGTGCGTGTCCGGTTGCCCATACAAGAAGATCTACTACAACTGGAACACCGGGAAATCGGAGAAGTGCATCTTCTGCTATCCGCGCATCGAGGTGAGCCAGCCGACGGTCTGCTCGGAAACCTGCGTCGGACGCATCCGCTACCTCGGAGTTTTGCTGTACGACGCGGACAAGATCGAGGAAGCTGCCAGCGTTGCCAGCGAGCGGGATCTGTACGAGAAGCAGCTGGAAATGTTCCTGGATCCGTTCGACGAGAAGGTGCTCGCTGCCGCCCGCAAGGAAGGCATCCCCGAGTCCTGGCTCACCGCCGCCCAGCAGTCGCCGATCTACAAGATGGCAATGGAGTGGAAGATCGCGTTCCCGCTGCACCCGGAGTACCGCACGCTGCCGATGGTGTGGTACGTCCCGCCGCTGTCGCCGATCCAGTCCGCCGCCGAGTCCGGGAAGATGGGTATGAACGGCATCATCCCCGACGTCGACTCGCTGCGCATCCCGGTGCGCTACCTCGCGAACATGCTGACGGCCGGTGACGAAAAGCCGGTGACGCTGGCGCTGAAACGCATGCTTGCGATGCGCGCCTACATGCGCTCGAAGACCGTGGACGGCGAGTTCAACCAGGCCGTGCTCGACGACGTCGGTCTGCGCATGGACCAGATCGAGGTGATGTACCGCTATCTCGCGATCGCGAACTACGAGGACCGTTTCGTGATCCCGAGTTCGCACCGGGAGTACGCGAGTGCGACCTACGACGCCTACGGCGAGCGCGGCGGTTGCGGCTTCAGCTTCGGCAACTCCTGCGCCGACGGGGCGACCAAGACCAGCATTTTCGGCACCAAGCGCCTGACCGACCGTCAGGGCAAGCCGATCCGGGTGGAGGTGAAGTCATGA
- a CDS encoding nitrate reductase subunit alpha, producing the protein MSHFLDRLTFFNRVKDHFSSGHGEVTREDRRWEDGYRQRWQHDKIVRSTHGTNCTGSCSWKIYVKNGLVTWETQQTDYPRTRPDLPNHEPRGCQRGASYSWYIYSANRVKYPLVRSRLVKLWRDARRTLGPVEAWESIVEDPAKARSYKSMRGLGGFVRAEWDEINEIIAAANVYTAKAYGPDRIYGFSPIPAMSMVSYAAGSRYLSLIGGACGSFYDWYCDLPPSSPQTWGEQTDVPESADWYNSTFLMMWGSNVPQTRTPDAHFMTEVRYKGTKTVVVSPDYAEATKFADIWLHPKQGTDAALAMAMGHVILKEFHVENKSEYFTQYAREKTDFPLLVLLDKQDGHYVNGRFLRASDLKDSLGQKANAEWKTLSLDETSGRLVVPNGSVGFRWGETGDDVGRWNLEAKDSATGAEVQLALTVIGDSDEVVPVAFPYFGGAKHPHFTHTDHDTLQVRNVPAKKIQLADGSEALVATVFDLTCANYGVDRGLGGGNVAASYDDDVPYTPAWQERITGVKRDQVITVARQFAENADKTHGKSMVIIGAAMNHWYHMDMNYRGIINMLMMCGCVGQSGGGWSHYVGQEKLRPQTGWQPLAFALDWHRPPRHMNSTSFFYIHSSQWRYEKLSMQEILSPTAKPEDWTGSQIDYNVRSVRMGWLPAAPQLSENPLAVCREADAAGKAPAEYAVEQLRAGKLGFAFEAPDDPKNIPRNLFVWRSNLLGSSGKGHEYMLKYLLGTTHGVQGKDLGGEGREKPEEVVWADKPIEGKLDLLVTLDFRMSTTCMYSDIVLPTATWYEKHDLNTSDMHPFIHPLTAAVDPAWESRTDWDIFKGIAKTFSKVCEGHLGVEKDLVALPLLHDTPAELGQPLEVKDWKRGECDLVPGKTMPGLVVVERDFPNTYKKFTALGPLMVKAGNGGKGINWNTEEEVKALGDINYVVTEEGVSQGLPRIESDVDAAETILMLAPETNGHVAVKAWDALGQITGRDHKHLALPKEHEKIRFRDVVAQPRKIISSPTWSGLEDEHVSYNAGYTNVHELIPWRTLTGRQQFYQDHPWMRAFGEPLCVYRPPVDMKTVDPIIGTKPNGNGEVVLNFITPHQKWGIHSTYTDNLIMLTLSRGGPIIWISEVDAAKVGIEDNDWIEAYNVNGAIAARAVVSQRVPEGMSLMYHAQEKITNTPGSETTQTRGGIHNSVTRAVLKPTHMIGGYAQLSYGFNYYGTVGSNRDEFIIVRKMNKIDWMEERAPAAQAVEAR; encoded by the coding sequence ATGAGCCATTTTCTCGACCGACTGACGTTCTTCAACCGGGTCAAGGACCATTTCTCCAGCGGGCACGGAGAGGTCACCCGCGAAGACCGCCGCTGGGAGGACGGATACCGCCAGCGCTGGCAGCATGACAAGATCGTGCGGTCCACCCACGGAACCAACTGCACCGGTTCGTGCAGCTGGAAGATCTACGTGAAAAACGGGCTGGTGACCTGGGAGACTCAGCAGACCGACTATCCCCGGACTCGCCCGGATCTCCCCAACCACGAGCCCCGCGGCTGCCAGCGCGGTGCGAGCTACTCCTGGTACATCTACAGCGCGAACCGGGTGAAGTACCCGCTGGTCCGCAGCCGGCTGGTGAAGCTCTGGCGCGACGCGCGGCGCACGCTGGGCCCGGTCGAGGCCTGGGAGAGCATCGTCGAGGATCCGGCGAAGGCGCGTTCCTACAAGTCGATGCGCGGCCTCGGCGGTTTCGTGCGCGCGGAATGGGACGAGATCAACGAGATCATTGCCGCCGCGAACGTCTACACCGCCAAGGCCTACGGGCCGGATCGCATCTACGGGTTCTCGCCGATTCCTGCGATGTCGATGGTTTCCTACGCGGCGGGTTCCCGGTACCTGTCGCTGATCGGCGGCGCCTGCGGCAGCTTCTACGACTGGTACTGCGACCTGCCGCCGTCGTCGCCGCAGACCTGGGGTGAGCAGACCGACGTTCCCGAATCCGCGGACTGGTACAACTCGACGTTCCTGATGATGTGGGGTTCGAACGTGCCGCAGACGCGCACGCCGGACGCCCATTTCATGACCGAGGTGCGCTACAAGGGCACGAAGACCGTCGTGGTCTCGCCCGACTACGCCGAGGCGACCAAGTTCGCCGACATCTGGCTGCATCCGAAGCAGGGCACTGACGCCGCACTCGCGATGGCGATGGGCCACGTGATCCTCAAAGAGTTCCACGTCGAGAACAAGAGCGAGTACTTCACCCAGTATGCGCGCGAGAAGACCGACTTCCCGCTGCTGGTGCTGCTCGACAAGCAGGACGGCCACTACGTGAACGGCCGCTTCCTGCGCGCCTCCGACCTGAAGGATTCGCTGGGCCAGAAGGCCAATGCCGAATGGAAGACCCTGTCCCTGGACGAAACCTCGGGCCGGCTGGTCGTGCCCAACGGCTCCGTAGGGTTCCGCTGGGGTGAGACGGGCGACGATGTCGGCCGTTGGAACCTGGAAGCGAAGGATTCGGCCACCGGCGCGGAGGTGCAGCTCGCACTGACGGTGATCGGCGATTCCGATGAAGTGGTGCCGGTCGCGTTCCCGTATTTCGGCGGCGCGAAGCATCCGCATTTCACCCACACCGACCATGACACGCTTCAGGTTCGCAACGTGCCGGCGAAGAAGATCCAGCTGGCCGACGGTTCAGAAGCACTGGTTGCGACCGTGTTCGACCTGACCTGCGCGAACTACGGTGTGGACCGTGGCCTCGGCGGTGGGAACGTCGCCGCGAGCTACGACGACGACGTGCCCTACACGCCGGCCTGGCAGGAACGCATCACCGGCGTGAAGCGTGATCAGGTGATCACCGTCGCGCGCCAGTTCGCGGAGAACGCGGACAAGACCCATGGCAAGTCCATGGTGATCATCGGCGCGGCGATGAACCACTGGTACCACATGGACATGAACTACCGCGGCATCATCAACATGCTGATGATGTGCGGCTGCGTGGGCCAGAGTGGTGGCGGCTGGTCGCATTACGTGGGGCAGGAGAAGCTGCGTCCGCAGACCGGCTGGCAGCCACTGGCATTCGCGCTCGACTGGCACCGCCCGCCGCGGCACATGAACAGCACCTCGTTCTTCTACATCCATTCGAGCCAGTGGCGCTACGAAAAGCTGTCGATGCAGGAGATTCTGTCGCCGACCGCGAAGCCGGAGGACTGGACCGGGAGCCAGATCGACTACAACGTGCGCTCGGTGCGCATGGGCTGGCTGCCTGCCGCGCCGCAGCTTTCCGAAAACCCGCTGGCGGTGTGCCGCGAGGCCGACGCCGCGGGCAAGGCGCCCGCCGAGTACGCGGTCGAGCAGCTGCGCGCCGGCAAGCTCGGCTTCGCGTTCGAGGCCCCGGACGATCCGAAGAACATTCCGCGCAACCTGTTCGTCTGGCGCTCGAACCTGCTCGGTTCTTCGGGCAAGGGCCACGAGTACATGCTGAAGTACCTCCTCGGCACGACCCACGGGGTGCAGGGCAAGGACCTCGGCGGCGAGGGCCGCGAGAAGCCGGAGGAGGTCGTCTGGGCCGACAAGCCGATCGAGGGCAAGCTCGACCTGCTGGTGACGCTGGACTTCCGGATGTCCACCACCTGCATGTACTCGGACATCGTGCTTCCGACCGCGACCTGGTACGAGAAGCACGACCTGAACACCTCCGACATGCACCCGTTCATCCACCCGCTGACGGCGGCGGTGGACCCGGCCTGGGAGTCCCGGACCGACTGGGACATCTTCAAGGGGATCGCGAAAACCTTCTCGAAGGTCTGCGAGGGTCACCTCGGTGTCGAGAAGGACCTCGTCGCGTTGCCTCTGCTGCACGACACGCCGGCCGAACTGGGTCAGCCGCTGGAGGTAAAGGACTGGAAGCGCGGCGAGTGCGACCTGGTTCCCGGCAAGACGATGCCGGGGCTGGTGGTGGTCGAGCGTGACTTCCCCAACACCTACAAGAAGTTCACGGCGCTGGGGCCGCTGATGGTCAAGGCCGGCAACGGCGGCAAGGGCATCAACTGGAACACCGAGGAAGAGGTCAAGGCGCTCGGCGACATCAACTACGTGGTGACGGAAGAGGGCGTCAGCCAGGGGCTGCCCCGGATCGAATCGGATGTCGACGCGGCCGAGACGATCCTGATGCTCGCGCCGGAAACCAACGGCCACGTGGCGGTGAAGGCCTGGGACGCGCTGGGCCAGATTACCGGTCGCGATCACAAGCACCTAGCATTGCCGAAGGAGCACGAGAAGATCCGCTTCCGCGACGTAGTCGCGCAGCCGCGCAAGATTATCTCCTCGCCGACCTGGTCGGGACTCGAGGACGAGCACGTGTCCTACAACGCCGGCTACACCAACGTGCACGAACTCATCCCGTGGCGCACGCTGACCGGGCGCCAGCAGTTCTACCAGGATCACCCCTGGATGCGCGCCTTCGGCGAGCCGCTGTGTGTCTACCGCCCGCCGGTGGACATGAAGACGGTCGATCCGATCATCGGCACCAAGCCGAACGGCAACGGTGAGGTGGTGCTGAACTTCATCACTCCGCACCAGAAATGGGGCATCCACAGCACCTACACCGACAACCTGATCATGCTCACGCTCTCGCGGGGTGGGCCGATCATCTGGATCAGCGAGGTCGACGCGGCGAAGGTCGGCATCGAGGACAACGACTGGATCGAGGCCTACAACGTGAACGGCGCGATCGCCGCCCGCGCGGTGGTCAGCCAGCGGGTGCCGGAAGGCATGTCGCTGATGTACCACGCGCAGGAAAAGATCACCAACACGCCCGGATCCGAGACGACCCAGACGCGCGGCGGCATCCACAACTCGGTGACCCGCGCGGTGCTGAAACCCACCCACATGATCGGCGGCTACGCCCAGTTGAGCTACGGCTTCAACTACTACGGGACCGTCGGTTCCAACCGGGACGAATTCATCATCGTCCGCAAGATGAACAAGATCGACTGGATGGAAGAACGCGCCCCAGCCGCTCAAGCCGTGGAGGCTCGCTGA
- a CDS encoding MFS transporter has product MNARAIDSWAPDDPAFWQSRGKLIAHRNLWISVPNLLVAFGVWTIWSVVVVLLPPAGFGYSTTELFLLAAMPGLSGAVLRLAYGLVATRVEGRRLTMITTLALLVPAVGLGVAVQDPQTPYPVMLLLAGLCGLGAGSFASSMTSLTLLFPRWELGSALGLNSGMGNLGVSMAQFLVPIVVTLSVFGALAGAPQTVELRGDAQLLWLQNAGFVWVPAILLCALFARFGMHEVPFPPAREAGVSVYAQRRYWVLSLMYLGTFGSFIGFTAAFPLFAHTQFPEIDVLQYVFLGPLFGALARPLGGWLADRYGGGPVTFWAFALMGSSVLVSMNFLPGSATAGSFWGVMAAFMVLFLAAGLGSGSMFRIVPDLIEGERPEPAPRRSIRESGQVIGLVSAVGALGAFAVPVLLALALGTSGGVHGALTMFVLFYLVCMALTWWCHVRTRSDPDW; this is encoded by the coding sequence ATGAACGCCCGCGCCATCGACTCCTGGGCCCCGGACGACCCCGCCTTCTGGCAGTCCCGGGGCAAGCTGATCGCGCACCGGAACCTCTGGATCTCGGTGCCGAACCTGCTGGTCGCGTTCGGGGTGTGGACGATCTGGAGTGTGGTCGTGGTGCTGCTGCCGCCGGCCGGGTTTGGCTACTCGACCACCGAGTTGTTCCTGCTGGCGGCAATGCCGGGCCTGAGCGGGGCGGTCCTGCGCCTTGCCTACGGGCTGGTGGCGACACGGGTCGAAGGCCGGCGCCTGACGATGATCACGACGCTCGCGCTGCTGGTCCCGGCGGTCGGGCTCGGGGTCGCGGTGCAGGATCCGCAGACGCCATACCCGGTGATGCTGCTGCTGGCCGGATTGTGTGGGCTGGGAGCCGGGAGCTTCGCGTCGAGCATGACCTCGCTGACTCTGCTGTTCCCCCGCTGGGAACTCGGCAGTGCTCTCGGCCTGAACTCGGGAATGGGCAACCTCGGCGTCAGTATGGCGCAGTTCCTGGTGCCGATCGTGGTGACGCTGTCGGTGTTCGGGGCATTGGCCGGGGCGCCGCAGACGGTGGAGTTGCGCGGCGACGCGCAGCTGCTCTGGCTGCAGAACGCGGGGTTCGTCTGGGTTCCGGCGATCCTTCTGTGCGCGCTGTTTGCACGTTTCGGCATGCACGAGGTGCCGTTCCCGCCCGCGCGGGAGGCCGGTGTGTCGGTGTACGCGCAGCGCCGGTACTGGGTGTTGTCCCTGATGTATCTGGGGACCTTCGGTTCGTTCATCGGCTTCACCGCCGCTTTCCCGCTGTTTGCGCACACGCAATTCCCGGAGATCGACGTGCTGCAGTACGTGTTCCTGGGGCCGTTGTTCGGTGCGCTCGCACGTCCGCTGGGCGGCTGGCTCGCGGACCGCTACGGCGGCGGGCCGGTGACGTTCTGGGCCTTCGCGCTGATGGGGTCCTCGGTGCTGGTGTCCATGAATTTCCTCCCGGGGTCGGCCACGGCAGGGAGCTTCTGGGGGGTGATGGCCGCGTTCATGGTGCTGTTCCTGGCCGCGGGACTGGGCAGCGGGTCGATGTTCCGCATCGTGCCCGACCTGATCGAGGGCGAGCGGCCGGAGCCGGCGCCGCGGCGTTCGATCCGCGAGTCGGGGCAGGTCATCGGCCTGGTCTCGGCGGTTGGGGCGCTGGGTGCGTTCGCGGTGCCGGTGTTGTTGGCCCTGGCGCTGGGCACCTCCGGGGGAGTGCACGGCGCACTGACGATGTTCGTGTTGTTTTACCTGGTTTGCATGGCGCTCACCTGGTGGTGTCACGTCCGTACGCGGTCGGACCCCGACTGGTGA
- a CDS encoding MFS transporter — MAADIKEWDVEDKAFWESKGKRIANRNLWISIPNLLGAFAIWLMWGMITVQMINLGFPFSQAELFTLTAIAGLTGATLRIPASFMIRVAGGRNTIFLTSLLLILPALGAGFALQTQDTPLWVFQLLALLSGVGGGNFAASMSNISTFFPKNRQGLALGLNAGLGNFGVTTMQILIPAVMTVGLFGVIAGDPMTLLKDSGTLIGRIPAGSETWIQNAGFIWAAIMIPLVVLAWFGMNNLRPITPEPGHAITAFGKILSLYLIGFLTAGVGLYLYLPPPTGLGILNMWIAMLLIIVATLFLMRIMPGKIGANSKRQFTIFKDKHTWSMTVLYILTFGSFIGFSMALPLSITVIFGFSSVEVDGVMERVANPNAPSALTYAWIGPFVGALIRPVGGWVSDKVGGSIVTQIIAGVMVIASAAVGYMMMLAYNSPNPEQYFFAFIALFIVIFAATGIGNGSTFRTIGVIYNREQAGPVLGWTSAVAAYGAFVAPLVIGEQIRGGTPEMAMYGFAVFYALCMVLNWWFYLRRNAYVKNP; from the coding sequence ATGGCCGCTGATATCAAAGAATGGGACGTCGAGGACAAGGCGTTCTGGGAATCGAAGGGCAAACGTATTGCGAACCGCAATCTCTGGATCTCGATCCCGAACCTGCTCGGTGCCTTCGCCATCTGGCTGATGTGGGGCATGATCACGGTGCAGATGATCAACCTGGGGTTTCCGTTTTCCCAGGCCGAACTGTTCACCCTGACCGCGATCGCCGGCCTGACCGGTGCGACGCTGCGCATCCCCGCCTCGTTCATGATCCGCGTCGCCGGCGGGCGCAATACGATCTTCCTGACCTCGCTGCTGCTGATTCTGCCCGCGCTCGGGGCTGGCTTTGCCTTGCAGACCCAGGACACACCGCTGTGGGTGTTCCAGCTGCTCGCGCTGCTCTCCGGCGTCGGCGGCGGCAACTTCGCGGCGTCGATGAGCAACATCAGCACCTTCTTTCCGAAGAACCGGCAGGGTCTGGCGCTGGGATTGAACGCCGGTCTCGGCAACTTCGGCGTGACCACGATGCAGATCCTGATCCCGGCCGTGATGACCGTCGGCCTGTTCGGGGTGATCGCCGGGGATCCAATGACCCTGCTGAAGGACAGCGGCACGCTGATCGGCAGGATCCCGGCGGGCTCCGAAACCTGGATCCAGAACGCCGGCTTCATCTGGGCGGCGATCATGATCCCGCTGGTGGTGCTGGCCTGGTTCGGGATGAACAACCTGCGGCCGATCACCCCGGAACCCGGTCACGCGATCACGGCATTCGGCAAGATTCTCAGCCTGTACCTGATCGGTTTCCTGACCGCCGGCGTCGGCCTGTACCTGTACCTGCCACCCCCGACCGGCCTCGGCATCCTGAACATGTGGATCGCGATGCTGCTGATCATCGTCGCGACGCTGTTCCTGATGCGCATCATGCCCGGAAAGATCGGGGCCAACTCCAAACGCCAGTTCACGATCTTCAAGGACAAGCACACCTGGTCGATGACGGTGCTGTACATCCTGACCTTCGGATCGTTCATCGGCTTCTCGATGGCATTGCCCCTGTCGATCACGGTCATCTTCGGCTTCAGCAGCGTCGAGGTGGACGGGGTGATGGAACGGGTCGCGAACCCGAACGCCCCGTCGGCGCTCACCTACGCCTGGATCGGGCCGTTCGTCGGCGCGCTGATCCGCCCGGTGGGTGGCTGGGTCTCCGACAAGGTCGGCGGTTCGATCGTGACCCAGATCATCGCTGGGGTGATGGTGATCGCCTCTGCCGCGGTCGGCTACATGATGATGCTGGCGTACAACTCGCCCAACCCGGAGCAGTACTTCTTTGCCTTCATCGCGCTGTTCATCGTGATCTTCGCGGCGACCGGCATCGGCAACGGGTCGACGTTCCGCACGATCGGCGTGATCTACAACCGCGAACAGGCCGGCCCGGTGCTCGGCTGGACCTCGGCGGTCGCCGCCTACGGCGCGTTCGTCGCTCCGCTGGTCATCGGTGAACAGATCCGCGGCGGCACGCCGGAGATGGCGATGTACGGCTTCGCGGTCTTCTACGCGCTGTGCATGGTGCTGAACTGGTGGTTCTACCTGCGCCGCAACGCCTACGTGAAGAACCCGTGA
- a CDS encoding MFS transporter, producing the protein MATPRYQQISVLTMNTLAFTVCFAVWTMFSIIGIPLKEDLGLSETEFGILVAMPILTGSLIRLPLGMLTDRYGARIVFTVLMAVTIVPIWMVSTLEQYWALLVAGLFVGMAGGSFAVGISGTARWFEKKNQGFAMGIFGAGNAGAAVTKFVAPTLVVAYGWTMVPRVYAVAMAVMVVLYWFFTFKEPVSHLVDKSVTIREQLAALKDPKVWKYSQYYSLVFGGYVGVSLWMTKYYISEYGIGIQVAALLAAIFVLPSGVIRALGGWLSDRFGAHTVTWWVMWTSLICLFYMAYPQTELAIRTVDGGTLTFSFGGNIYLFTAALFVMGIAWGFGKASVFKYIANEYPQNIGVISGIVGLIGGLGGFLLPIMFGALVDVFQFNQIVWWLLFGATGVSLIWMWWTERKPAAPAAVGTR; encoded by the coding sequence GTGGCGACCCCCCGCTACCAGCAGATCTCCGTACTCACGATGAACACCCTGGCCTTCACGGTGTGTTTCGCCGTGTGGACCATGTTCTCGATCATCGGCATCCCGTTAAAGGAAGACCTGGGACTTTCAGAGACCGAGTTCGGCATCCTGGTCGCGATGCCCATCCTGACGGGTTCGCTGATCCGGCTGCCCCTGGGCATGCTGACCGACCGCTACGGGGCGCGGATTGTGTTCACCGTGCTGATGGCGGTCACCATCGTTCCGATCTGGATGGTGTCGACCCTCGAGCAGTACTGGGCGCTGCTGGTCGCGGGCCTGTTCGTCGGCATGGCCGGCGGTTCGTTCGCGGTCGGCATCTCCGGTACCGCGCGCTGGTTCGAAAAGAAGAACCAGGGTTTCGCGATGGGGATCTTCGGCGCGGGCAATGCGGGGGCGGCGGTCACCAAATTCGTCGCACCGACGCTGGTCGTGGCCTACGGCTGGACCATGGTACCGCGTGTCTATGCGGTGGCAATGGCGGTGATGGTGGTTCTCTACTGGTTCTTCACGTTCAAGGAACCGGTCAGCCACCTGGTCGACAAGTCCGTGACGATCCGCGAGCAGCTCGCGGCGCTGAAGGATCCGAAAGTCTGGAAGTACAGCCAGTACTACTCGCTGGTGTTCGGCGGCTACGTCGGCGTCTCGCTGTGGATGACCAAGTACTACATCAGCGAATACGGCATCGGTATCCAGGTTGCCGCGCTGCTCGCCGCGATATTCGTACTGCCGTCGGGGGTGATTCGCGCTCTCGGCGGTTGGCTGTCCGACCGTTTCGGCGCCCACACCGTGACCTGGTGGGTGATGTGGACCAGCCTGATATGCCTGTTCTACATGGCCTATCCGCAAACCGAGCTGGCGATCCGCACGGTCGACGGCGGGACGCTGACCTTCAGCTTCGGCGGCAACATCTACCTCTTCACCGCGGCCCTGTTCGTGATGGGCATCGCCTGGGGCTTCGGCAAGGCCTCGGTGTTCAAGTACATCGCCAACGAGTATCCGCAGAATATCGGTGTGATTTCCGGGATCGTCGGATTGATCGGCGGCCTCGGCGGATTCCTGCTGCCGATCATGTTCGGCGCCCTCGTGGACGTCTTCCAGTTCAACCAGATCGTCTGGTGGTTGCTGTTCGGTGCCACCGGCGTGTCGCTGATCTGGATGTGGTGGACCGAACGCAAGCCGGCCGCCCCGGCGGCGGTGGGTACCCGGTGA